A stretch of DNA from Carya illinoinensis cultivar Pawnee chromosome 12, C.illinoinensisPawnee_v1, whole genome shotgun sequence:
AAGAACATGAAATTGAACCATCCGTTATAAATGGTTTACAATGCAGAGTAGTTTATTGCTGGTTGAGCTACATCTTTATTGGTTTACATTTCTCTGTTGGATTAACTATTATGACTAGTTGTGATAAATTTACGGTCGATCATCTGACCATGCAAGATATCTTTCTGGATCTTgcttttttctcaattaaattgataaattgcTGGCCGATTGGGGAGTAAGCTGTGATTCTAACAATGACTTGTTAGGTTGTGAATTTTAAATTGGAAGTTCAGGCACGTTCTGTAAAGGAAAAAATACTTCTATTTACTGGCCACGAATCTGCTGCATGATTTTTTTCGCCTTTATCGTATGTGACTTAtatactcattaaaaaaaatcatatttgaattatattaagTGCGCACTCACAGAAAGAATTTCATTGATGAATCTTTATCAATGATGACTTGTTTGCAGGGTTATGTAGTTTATCGTGTTCGTGTCAGGCGCGGTGGTCGGAAGAGGCCTGTTCCAAAGGGTATTGTGTATGGGAAGCCCACAAACCAGGGTGTAACTCAACTGAAGTTTCAGCGCAGCAAGAGGTCAGTTGCAGAGGAACGTGCTGGCCGGAAGCTGGGAGGTCTCAGGGTTGTGAATTCATACTGGCTTAATGAGGTTTATTGCCCATCCTACCctattcattttttattgtgtttttatcGGGTGCTTGGAGTGATGTCTTGTTCTGATGTAATGCTGTTGTTCCATCACAGGATTCAACTTATAAGTACTATGAGGTGATTCTGGTTGATGTTGCTCATAATGCCGTCCGAAATGACCCAAGAATCAACTGGATATGCAATCCCGTCCACAAGCACAGAGAGCTTCGTGGGCTTACTTCTGCTGGGAAAAAATACAGGGGACTGCGTGGAAAGGGACACCGCCACCACAAGCAACGACCTTCTCGCAGGGCAAACTGGAAGAGAAACAACACCCTTTCTCTCCGTCGCTACCGTTGATCCTAGTTACTTCGCTTTgtgtttttcatcattttcgGGGCATTTACTTGGAGGAAACATTAGTGGTTATTTGGAGTTTGAAATTTTGGagattgaaatatttgaaatcgTGTTCTAAGTTAAAATTCTACCAAGTTGCTTTGAGTTTGGGACTCTGCAGATCATTGAGTTGCTTAATGTTTAATATATGTTTGCTCGTTCATTGCATGATTCTCAAGCTTTTGGCTCAAGTGGTTTGGTGTTTTAGCCATGTTTACCGGCATCATTCGCTGCCGTCGGATCTGTCAACTAATACTGAAGAGGTTTTGCATTTCCGTCTAAACAACTTACCAACTTGCGTCAAACCTATTAAGAGGTGACTTCAAGTATTAGGCATGATTGGTTATACATTTCAGATGGTAAGAGACGTttagttaaaagttgaataaaatattattataatttaattttataaattaatttaatttcaaaatttaaaaaaatagattgtttattatattgtatgtgaaaatttaaaaaatttgtaataattatataagataaaatagtttaattttatataactaagAGCACTCTCATTGGATTATTCATATGTAACGggtattttttatgaatataaggtgaatttaaatattgactattctatttacataaatttttatattggaatagtcattttttttattatataataataaaataatataagataaatttgactttaaatattcacatcaaattttcacattagatatttatttatttattatatagtaataagtaattaataattaaaaaaatatttaatttttttaattattaatttattttattttatcatattttaattattaattattagtttattttattttatcacattttgttatttaatttaaagaaacttgTAGAAGTTTGTTGActtagaaagaaagaagagagtgttataaaaaaataagaaaataagattTGCAATATGTACAATATAGACCAAATTTGAGTTTTTCTGTTTTAGATCTAAtagttaaaaagtataataaatttaaaaaatagctAATCTGGTGAGAATGCTCGAAATTAGCCTCatgattgtatatatattaattagtaatttaacatataatatatataacataaataaaaaaaattatatacaatataagagattatatatataccatttCATTCAattaaactaatttttaaaatatgaaaattggtACTGATTGCTTACAAATGGATCGAATCCACCTTTACTTGTGATGCACGAATCGAATTTAATGCGTGTATTGACGAGCAAAAGTATTTTGTGCGTTGAATCTTGGGGTGTACAAAAGTtcttcttgtaatatttttgtcatCCTTGCTAATAGGGTTATAATGAGTTAAATGATCTTAGGATTGCCTAACCTTGTTCAAGTGAAAAAAATCTCGAGTGTTGCTCGAGCTCAGCTCAGTAAGCAAATTTTTCAACTTGAGCTCAAGTTTGAGTTGGAGTTtgcttatttttagtttttaattaaaatttaataattaaaaaataagataaataaaaaaatttaaatttaatgaaaaatttacaTCTACCAAGTAGACCCTTATTGAATAGAAAATTgtagaaatttataaataattaatatatgactagtttatatttatctataataatgttatattatatccctacatatattatcaatacatatagataatatgatagtatatattaacatttcatatatggttcctaCCTATTAGTATATGAATTTATAAAATCTTACCATCTAActattttacaaattataaaataactatGAAGTACATTCAATATATAGACCTTAGTAATTatgttatatactatatatttagttataaaaatGTGTTATGGCTATATTAttgactaatatatatacttgtttATTAATGTATGAATGAATTTTACTCAGGTCAAACTAACAACTCGACTTAAGCATAAATGAGCAATCTTAAATAGCCTTAGTTGAGTCGGGTCAACTTTAATTGGATACATGTCATTTATTAATTAAGCAGGTATTTACTATCATGGGtgagctttttttcttttccgaGTAAGTTTAATTTGAGTTTAATCAAGTTAATATCAGGCTATCAAATAAACTGATTCATTTACAACCTTACTTACTAGCATGAAACTGCTTCAAATTTTGCcaaatttcaatttagatttGTAAGAAAagttccaaagaaaaaaaaaaaaaacactctacacaaactttttttaaaagtgctACAACcgtaaaaagattttataaaagtaaattcacaaactgacgATTTTTCATACGATacattagatatattttattataaaaataattttacaaattaacgtAACATATCAAACCATGTTAgttaatgaatttaattttgaaaaatcttttatggttaaaacatttatcaaacctttttttttttttatctgtgcTCTTTTGAGATCCTGCAATGCTTGGATGCCCCGATAATTAGTACTCCCAGCCAAGTATCTTTCCGATCTTGTAAAAAAACCCTCTATTTTTTCCCGACCTTACCGGATATCCCAAGTAGGAAGGCTTCAACCGTCAACCTCAATCTCAAGAATTAATGGTTGTTTTAACCCTTGCAATTTCGTTGGTTGTGTCCGTACTCTGTAGATTTAGGCTGTGTTTGAGTGTATAGAGTGTCTTACCACTTCTTAACATactctattactatttaatattttattactactttttatctacttttttacTGCTATTAAAAACATGAAACGTGTCTCAACTCTCGGGTGCGCGAAGCACGGCAGCTGTCCACTTCTAATGCCAACAACGCCAATATTCAGTTCCGAATACTCATTTCCTGGTCGATACAACATCCCCAACTTCAGTGCATACAATCATTCCCTCTCGCTAAAGAACAAATTTCATTTGAGAAGCTTTTGAACAGCTCCTCATCTTCTCCCGCTTATGGCAATTGACCCACAAAATAAGCATGctagaactcagagaagagaGCATCCTCCAACAAAGTCCCTCTGTAGAAAGGAACAAATGATGTTATGCAGACACTGCACTTATCACAATCCTAGAGGGATggcacttctttttttttgtccatTCAGTTCGCTTCATGTAATATCTGTTTGAATAGACTCTTTATTTTCTAGTTAAATAGACTGCTGCATGGTATGTAAATGACTAAGTCACTGATACATTGCATCTTTGCCTGAAAAGAAATTGCAATGTCCACTGTCCTTACCACAACAACTCAAAACCAGTAATAATTCACCTGCAAGCGTTAAAGATGAGACGCAATTGTAATTTGAAACTTGTAAGCTATACAGACTAACTAAAAGCGTCGTGACCCTTCATCTAGCCTTTTGGTCAGGTTAACACATGCcactttaaatttgaaaattctgcacCAAGAATTTTTGAAGAAGACATGCATACCACAAGATTCCACATAGTGGAATTTCTGCAGAAACGTGATATTACACTTTTAGAATATATTGATGGCTGACAAATATCAAATCTTTGATTTAGAATTTCTGAAGAGCTCTCCTTTCTTTCTAAAGCCATGCACAACCAATCAATATGCCTTAATATTCCTCACTACCATTCCAACAGCCTATTCCACCAAAATCAGATCATTTTGAGATGTTAGACAGTGACCCCAGACCCTGGACTCCTCACGCAGCAACCTTAGATGTACGGCCACCCCATCTCTTACCACCAAACTATATTTCAGGACTCCCTCATCCCTATTACTgctgattttgaaaattttggttaCAAATTTGGCATCATTGCCGGATAAGCAACATGGCAAAAGGTGATACTAGCTGTAGCAAACTTAGCAATTAAATGGGTGACTTACCTTTTATGAAATTGAGGAGCACTGAGTCTCCACACGCACCAAACACACTTGCCCTAGATTCCTTAACAACTGAATGCATGTTGCATAAATCAAATGCGAGGCACATGTATCCCAAAAAGTAAAACCTTTCAATACATTCCTATATAAAATCATTGTCATCTGATTGAAGTGGCAGCTCTTCTGATTTTGTATGATAACAATCAGTGAAGAATTGCCACAAGCTATTATTAGCATATCATATCTCTTTTGCTTTGAGGCAGTCTCTGGTTTGAAGGTAAATCTGGACAAATCAGAATTGGTGCCAATTGGGCTAGTTCCGAATATTCGCTACTTGGCAAGAACTTTGGGCTGTAAGACAACCTCTCTCCCTATGACTTACTTGGGACTCCCATTGGGGAATGCTTCGAGGGCTCCCTCGCTCTGGGATTcagtgattgagaaaatagagcGGCGATTGGCGAGGTGGAAGagaatgtatttatcaaaaggtgGAAGAATTACCTTGATAAAGAGTACACTTTCCAACCTACCCACTTATTTTTTAACCCTTTTCCTGATATCAGCAAGTGTGGCAGCCCATATTGAGAAGCTCCAACGAGATTTTTTGTGGAGGGCCTTGGGGGATGAGTTCAAATTCCACCTAGTAAAGTGAAAGCAGGTGTGCCAGCCTATTCAGGGAGATGGTCTGGGGGTTAGAAATCTAAGGGTATTCAATCGGGCCTTATTGggcaaatggttatggagatttgCCAGGGAACCAGACTCTTTATGGAGACTGGTAATTGAGAAGAAATACGGTGGCTTATGGGGGGATTGGTGCACTAGAGAAGTTAGAGGGACCTATGGAATAGGGTTGTGGAAACACATTAGAAAAGGCAGGGGGTGTTTAACCGCTTTGTTAAGCTTCATGTGGGCGAAGGATCCAGGATAAAATTCTGGAGAGACGTATGGTGTGGTGACAGGGCATTAAAAGATCTGTATCCTAACCTTTTCCAGTTGGCAAGTGAAAAGGAAGTCTCAGTGGCAAATGTTATGGAGTTATCAGGGGGACGGATTACTTGGATCATTAATTTTAGTAGGGCAGTACAGGACTGGGAGATAAGTATCATTGCAGATTTTTACAGTTTCATTCACTCCATGAGACTAAACAGCCAGCAAGAGGATGCCATTTGGTGGATTCCAACAAGTAAAGGTATTTTCTCCGTTCGATCCTTCTATAAAGCCCTCACTCCTGAGCTTAATACCGAGTTCCCTTGGAGGAAGATATGGAGTCACAAGGCACCAACCAAAGCCTcattctttgtttggacagTATCCTTGGATAAGATCCTTACCATTGATAACTTGAAGAAAAGAGGGATCATTATCGCAtactggtgttgcatgtgtaaaaGGAGGAGGTGAGTCGGTTGATCATCTACTATTGCATTGTGAAATAGCAAGGTTTCTATAGAACGAGGTTTTCACTCGATTGGCAATGGCCTGGGTGATGCCTAAAACCGTGGAGACAATGTTGGCTAGCTCGCCAAGAATAAGAGGCAGACGAATTAAAGTTATGTGGAAGATGACCCCTATATGCACTATGTGGTGTTTGTGGAGGGAGTGTAATAAGCGGATTTTCAAAGACCAGGAAAGATCACTGGAGGagctcaaatttttattttttagaactctttgtagatGGGCCATagctatagattttaatggttTGGCCTTTCAAGATTTTCTTGCCTCTAATGTGCCTACTTAGGTGGGGCATCAGAGTTGTAATTCAGGCTTTGCctttctttgatcaataaaattgtttatttatcaaaaataaaataaaaataaaaaatgcatatcTTATGAAATGATACCAGACAGTTAAAGTTCCTTTACAATACTCCTAATGAAATTTCTCCCATGATGATCTGACTACCCAGTTTTAGTTCACATGCGTATCCACTTCATGTATCAATTGTGCATGCTACAGAAGCTAAATCTGGATTCTATTAATTACCACTCCACAGATTGAATCTAATCTCAATAGAGCTGAAAAATAACCTAAGTATGATagctaataataaaattataaaagagatTCCTATAGGAAACCACTAAAACTGTCAGCTCAAAATGCCAAGACATAAAGAGGGACCAAATCTATCCTGGTATATGAAACTAAATGCATAATAAACATCAAATTAGCCCCATCATAAAATCCAACACGAAAATTGATTTGAAGTGCACACGCCATTTGGTAAATACAATGCTAGAATCCCGAACAACCAATACCATCAAAAAGAAGTTACTTTACATTTACTTGGAAGATCTGTTAGATCCTTTTccttctattttcttcttcataCATTACGACCTGTAAATCGAATCCAATGCTCTCATTTTCAGTCTCTCTATATGAAAACTTTGTTCCTGGGGAAATAGCATCACAACAGAATTATTCAAGTACATTTTTATGATCAGCAGAATTAATCAAGTACATTAATTCCAATAGGGtgaaaattcatatatttttaagttcaaacaaatttaatagacctaggtttgaaatatttataaactTTGCATTAATCGCGGTCAACTGAtagtcttttttctcttttctttttcaaattcaaatttcttGTCATTTAAACGCGGCTCTCAGAACATTAAGATTTCAAAATTCGTGATTCAAAACACGGATCCAATCGATGCACACTCAGAAATCGCACAGTTCTCCACCAATATGAATAACAATGTGGTcgataaagaaaacaaaagtccAAAAAGGCACACCTACGTCTGTTTGGAgtaagaggaagaagaggaggagacaCGCTTGTTTCGGAACATCATATATCCGACGGGCAATACAACTCCGATCATCATGATCGCCGCTCCGATTATGTATCTTACCAGGCTCGGCGGTTCCACCTCCATCAGCCTCCTGAACTGCACCCATCATCACACGATCAAAACCCAAAATAATTTACCTTAATTTCCTTAATTTTCAGAGTGCCAGTGTGTGCGTGCGCGAGATAGATCTAAGCGAGCGAGAGAGAGAAGCTTACGAGCATTTTTGGATGATGAAGCTACAAAAGGGAACGTTTCGATGCGGCCACGTTTGTCCTAACACGGAGAGATCTCCGTGGATTCTGTTCTCTCCTGTGAGATCGGTCCGGTGGCGGTGAGGTTTCTTGAACGCCCGCGTTTCGGCAGCGTACCAAAGGTTGGACCGAGTCGGGCCTGGATCATCTCCAATGCAACGTGACAGAAGTGTAgaaatcattaaaataatatttaataaattttgattaaaatcttttgatttaaaattttcgaTCCTATTTAAGAAAAAGCAGATTCGATTTGGTTTGGCAGTGAGACGAAGATTTTAAGTTTTAGgatgaaatattatattttaatattattattattttgaaatttaaaaatattaagaaaaaattaaattatttattatattttgtataagaatttagaaaagttgtaatgataagatgagaattttaaatttaaaatgaaaattttatggtgCCAAACCGAAATAGGACTGGGTGTCATTCCCCCTTTTACACCTTTCAGTTAAATTGTGACACATAATAGCCTTATAGGaattta
This window harbors:
- the LOC122289027 gene encoding uncharacterized protein LOC122289027; protein product: MLFRRLMEVEPPSLVRYIIGAAIMMIGVVLPVGYMMFRNKRVSSSSSSYSKQT
- the LOC122290146 gene encoding 60S ribosomal protein L15-1-like, which gives rise to MGRMETASEADGPDSTSLTSPTFINPYSSNPPFVSSLYAKTLPRDCASPLIADPMGAYKYVSELWRKKQSDVMRFLQRVRCWEYRQHPSIVRVTRPTRPDKARRLGYKAKQGYVVYRVRVRRGGRKRPVPKGIVYGKPTNQGVTQLKFQRSKRSVAEERAGRKLGGLRVVNSYWLNEDSTYKYYEVILVDVAHNAVRNDPRINWICNPVHKHRELRGLTSAGKKYRGLRGKGHRHHKQRPSRRANWKRNNTLSLRRYR